From Nocardia sp. NBC_00416:
GTATCGAAGGTCAACGGCTCCGCGTTCTGCATCGGGGCGCACAGCGCTACCGCGGAGCGGGCATACCAGGACGGCGCGAAGGTGCGCGCGGTGCTGACCGATCTGGACTCCGCTCCGGTCGCGGAGGGACTGCGGGCAACGCTGCGGATGCTCGGCACGCTGACCGGGGCGGGGACGGTGAGCGCGGACGATATGCGGGAAGTGCTGTCCGCGGGTGTCACCCGCGACCAGATCGGGGACGCGCTGGCGGTCTGCGCCGCGTTCGATACGACCAACCGGCTCGCCGATGCCTTCGGTTTCGAATCTCCCGGGCCCGGGGGCTTCGAAGCGGGAGCCGATCACCTGCTGAAACGAGGCTATCGCTAGGCGACGGCGCTACCGTCGCCACGCCGCCGACCACGATCGGGCACGGCGACCCACCGCG
This genomic window contains:
- a CDS encoding carboxymuconolactone decarboxylase family protein, which gives rise to MRGPSAWSVADRELMAAFVSKVNGSAFCIGAHSATAERAYQDGAKVRAVLTDLDSAPVAEGLRATLRMLGTLTGAGTVSADDMREVLSAGVTRDQIGDALAVCAAFDTTNRLADAFGFESPGPGGFEAGADHLLKRGYR